In Oncorhynchus masou masou isolate Uvic2021 chromosome 31, UVic_Omas_1.1, whole genome shotgun sequence, the sequence CGAGATATTATTgggcagggttgggtaggttactttctaagtGTAATATTTTAAGTTTACTAGTtgcctgtccaaaattgtaatcagtaaagTAACTTTTGGATGACCAAAAGTCAGTGATGTAATCTGATCCAGCTGTGATTTATTTATtaaggcaaatcagttaagaacaaattcttatttacaatgacagcctactccaGCCAAACCCAGGCtgacctatgggactcccaatcacagctggatgtgatacagcctggatttgtaCCAGGTATTATAGTAATGCCTCTTGCaccgccttagaccgctgtgccacttagGAGCCCATAATAGCCTGATCAGGTGGAACAAAGCTAAACATATGCCTTctttcaatgctgaattgaatgtcattgagaaaacaaaaaggtttcataatgtattttttttgccaacatcctttctgaatttaaaagtaatccaagaagtaatcatctagtttttcaaaagtatctgtaatctgattataaTATTTTTGCTAGTAATGTAACTGATTGCAGTTTCTTGTCATCAGATTACATGTAAATGATTACATGTAATAatttactccccaaccctgttctTGGGAATATCATTGTGAACACCAAGAAATATGAATTCAAATAAATCTTTGTACATTGTAACTctgtctgccctctctcttcAGTTACATAGCGTTGATAGCCATGGCCATCCAGCAGAGTCCAAAGCACCGGGTCACCTTGTCAGGGATCTATGAGTTCATCATGAAACGCTTTCCATACTACAGGTAAGGAGCTTCACATGTCTATTCAACGGTCATTTTCCTTAAAAAGGGTCTGGATAACTTTCAGTTTGACACAGTAGTGTATGCACTGTTTCCTTTATCCACTACAGGTCTAACCAGAGAGCATGGCAAAACTCCATAcgacacaacctctctctcaacagcTGCTTCATTAAGGTAAAGGACTTTTTAACATATGTTGTGTGATGATAGTTGATAACTTGATCAAGAATCATTATCAAACAGAGTAAGATACACATTTTATTACTTTCTTCGAAATAAGTTTAACTTTATATCAGTCAGAAGAAAACGAGTAAGATGATAATATTTTATActcattaattaattaaatattgTATGAAACGTTTAAAATATATTACAATAATAAGGTCACAAAGGAGACAGGGAACAGTCATACACGTTTACATGCACATTTAcaaatgtactgtatgaatgGTAAGGGAATGCGTCTTTTGCCTATAAGCAAAAAGGGTAACAGACAAAACACTGTttcaatacagtactgtatgttgcATTCACATTTGAGCGTGATCATAAATAGGCTATTATGGGTTTATTTCTACTTTCTTATTTGCGTTTCTTTtttaaacatatatattttttaggttCCCCGTACGGAGGGAAACGAGAAGGGGAAAGGCAACTACTGGACATTCGCCACTGGCTGTGAGTCCATGCTTGACCTCTTCGAGAACGGCAACTTTCGGCGTCGCCGGCGCCGACGCAACGTGAAAATGGGTTTCAGAGAGCCTGGGGAGCCTTTCCTCCCAGTGGACAATAACAAGAACAATAACATCAACAACCAACACGGCGGCTCCACCCGGCGGTCCGATCCTAACCCCAAACCAGACTCCTTCTGCCCCATCAGCCCTGACCACAGACCAGGTCACCACACCCCCCTCAACCCAAACCAGCAGGAAAAACCAGAACCGGAGATTAAATTCAGTATTGACTACATCCTCTCCACTCCCAACCCCCCTCTGCCAGGCTTCAGACCTCCTCGTAGTGGTACAACAGTGGCCCCCATACACGCTCTGGAGCCCCAACACCTGAACCTGCACTTCTGGACCATGTGAGTGTCATAGCCTTGCCTATAAAGAGAGATACTTCATCTGAAAGACTGGATGGTTTTTCCTCCATATCTGAATTAGGAAATTAAAAGATCCAAAGACTGCTTCCTTGTGAAAGGGGAGATTTGATTGACTTGTCCTGTAAATAAAGAATATAGAGAGGTCCAGTATTGTGCAATGGATCCTAGCTGATTATACTAAATGTACATCACTCTACACTCAAATGAAGCTTGTACAGTGTTCATAGTCTTGTCCCAAGGCATTAAAGCTGTATTCATAAAGGAGGATGTTCTGTAATGAGGGTCTGTGAAAATAAGTTTTCACCTATATTATATCGTTACCATTTTAAGGACAGCAATAAATACACTGAGTATGCTGACTGTATGAGAAAGCTGATAAAACTGAAGGCAGTGTGACCTGTgacttcatcatcatcatcataaccagtATCAATATTAAAAGATAACAATCTCAACAATTGTTTTGGTTGGTGAAAGTGTGAAAGCAATGAACAGGGTGAAGTGTAACATGTCACAAGCTGGTGCTCAGCCCCGTCAACCCTTATTGTTGGGATTTAAGGCAATTATCATGGGGTTAATCAACCCAGGCCCTCTCCAAACCTCCTAATCTTTCCCCGTGACCTTTTCAATTCCCCTGAGACTGACACATTCCACATTTCATCCAGACACATtagaatacattatatacatatattgTATGAAGGAGACTAAAACATGGGGTCTACACCGCTAACATTTATTTCCCTGTTAGGAGAAGGGATATCAATCATAGCAGGGTTTCTCTTGCTTGTTTGAAGGGACAATTTTCAATTTAACCTTTCTATTATGCCGTGACTGCATCATTCAGGACAGGAGGGGTTTcaacagaacacaacaacacacttaACATGAGTGGCATTTAATATAGCATTACACTTGCAAGGTGAGACCGAGATGTGACCCTAGTCAAATACAAGAAGGGGGCCGTGCTGCCGTAACAACACTGCCGCAACTCCCGCCGGCCTGACGCAATTATAATTAAACACACCGGCGTATGCTTCCTTTCAAATCCTGTGATCGATCAATGATATTAACATTCATACCTGCTTGGCCCTCCAGCCAACGTCTAGCACCACCACTGTTATGGATCAGTAGGTTTCCATTAACTAAGCTGTTGATGTAAGGTGGCGCTGTGGATGTATTTGGGTAAATTAACTTAGCATAAAGTGCTGCAAGGCTGGGTCTGCTTCTGCGTCGGGTTTGTATTGAGACACCAAAGAGAAAAtacacatacaggagagaagtACTATTATTGAGAAGTACTATTATTGTGTCCTAGAATGGCCTCTATTAAATGACCATTCCAAATTCAAAGTATTTGTGTCATGTTGTCTTATTGAGCTAAAAACCTCTATGAGAGGGAAATTTGGTCTGGGAAAAATAATATGGAAATGTTAATAATTTTCTGTATGAGCTCACTTCTAGTTGTGGCTATTGTGTACACTCTGAGAAAAAAAAGTGCTATTGAGAATCAAAAcaggttctttggctgtcccgataggagaaccctttgaagagcccatttttggttctaggtagagcCCTTTGGTTCCACATGGAACCCTTTTGAAGGTTCTGCGTGGAACCTGAAAgatttctacctggaaccaaaaagggttctcctatggggacagcctcaaaccccttttggaacccttttatCTAAGAGTGTAGAGAGGTAATGTTGAAATGTGTAGCTCAGGGCAGAATGAGTGAAATGGGGAGGAGGAAATTGGGAAAGCAATGATCTGCAACGTTAATAACATCTCAATCATAAACACAAATAGGTCATTTAATCTACAGCATGTGTTTTATAATTGGATTTTCATTCTTGGGAGTAATTTTGATTATGAATTTAATTATAAATATTTGTGTGCTGTTGTTGGTGTTTTAAAACCCACAACAACAACATAGTATATGTTTATATACGAGGGAGGCTGTGTAATTTCACCTTACTTGACTAACAACCATGATTTCCTTGAGCTGTGGTAGGCGGGGACTGGAGGGGCGAATGTACAGTTTGTTATATGGGACATGCTCATGTACCAGAGGCCCACAATGGAAAGCAGATTGCTGGGTAATGATATCAGGCTTCTAGCTAATGAAGAGTGTTGAAATAGCCCGAGAAGACAGAAAAAGTGCTAACACGTACACACCGATGGCTTTTGCCCTTTGAAGCCATTTGAATCCCCATGTACAAATCAAAAGGGCCAGAGGTAGATTCGGCAGGGTGGAATATTCCACAGTTCTGAAATGGGTTTTTAAATGCGTTGCGAATGAGAATATCAACACTGGATGTCAAATCAATGTCAGTTTAGACGTGTTTACAGTTAGATTCTATTTACTTTAGATCTTCCAGGCCCCTGTTTGGCCCCTGCTACTGGAGACCTGTGTAGGATGTCGCTGTTAGGAACACCCAAAACTAGGCTATGAAAGACAACTAGAAGGGTGTAAGAAATTAACCAGGATATAGAAGAAATATGGAAAATAGGCCTTATTTTACACCACTACAACTCTTTTTTGATCATTTGCATGGTAACGATAGCCTTTTAGTGATAGCCTTTTAGTGATAGCCTTTTAGTGATAGCCTTTTAGTGATAGACTTTTAGTGATAGCCTTTTAGTGATAGCCTTTTAGTGATAGACTTTTAGTGATAGCCTTTTCGTGATAGCCTTTTAGTGATAGCCTTTTAGTGATAGCCTTTTAGTGATAGACTTTTAGTGATAGACTTTTAGTGATAGCCTTTTAGTGATAGCCTTTTAGTGATAGACTTTTAGTGATAGCCTTTTAGTGATAGACTTTTAGTGATAGACTTTTAGTGATAACCTTTTAGTGATAGACTTTTAGTGATAGACTTTTAGTGATAGCCTTTTAGTGATAGCCTTTTAGTGATAGCCTTTTCAGTGGCACTTGGCTTCAGTGAATCTGAAATAAAATAGTGAGTTGTTTGTTACTATGTAATTATTGTAGCTTGGCATTTCTGAGTAAATTCCAAGTAAAAATTGAACTGTAAAATAAAGCGTAATAGCCCTCATTTCCAATTGGACCTGCCTCATTTCATACATCCTCCAGTTACATGCCTGCTTGTCCAAGTCAGGAAGCCTTGCAGCTTTAAgttatagttgaagtcagaagtttacatacacttaggtaggagtcattaaaacctgtttttcaaccacttaacaaatttcttgttaacaaactatagttttggcaagtcgattaagacatctactttgtgcatgacacaagtaatatatccaacaattgtttacagatagattatttcacttataattcactgtatcacagcttggaaaattccataaaatgatgtcatggctttagaagcttctgataggctaattgacataatttgagtcaattggaggtgtagctgtggatgtatttcaaggcctacattcaaactcagtgcctccttgcttgacatcatgggaaaatcaaaataaatcagtcaaGATCTcagaataaaattgtagacctacacaagtctggttcattcttgggagcaatttccaaatgcctgaaggtaccacgttcatctgtacaaacagtagtatggaagtataaacaccatgggaccacacagccgttctaccgctcaggaaggagacacattctgtctccaagagataaAAGTACTTTggcgcgaaaagtgcaaatcaatcccagaacaacagcaaaggaccttgtgaagatgctggaggaaacaggtacaaaagtatctatatccacagtgaaacgagtcctatatcgacataacctgaaaggctgatcagcaaggaagaagccactgctccaaaaccgccataaaaaagccagactacggtttgcaactgcgcatggggacaaagatcatactttttggagaaatgtcctctggtctgatgaaacaaaaatagatctgtttggccataatgaccatcattatgtttggaggaaaaggggggatgcttgcaagccgaagaacaccatcccatccgtgaagcacgggggtgacagcatcatgttgtgtgggtgatttgctgcaggagggactggtgcacttcacaagatAGATGGCATCATttggcaggaaaattatgtggatatattgaagcaacatctcaaaagacatcagtcaggaagttaaagctcagtcacaaatgggtcttccaaaaggacaatgaccccaaacatacttccaaagttgtggcaaaacaaagtcaagttattggagtggccatcacaaagccctgaccccaatcctatagaaaatttgtgggcagaactgaaaaagcgtgtgcgagcaaggaggcctacaacctaattcacccaacttattgcgggaagcttgtggaaggctaccgaaaatgtttgacccaagttaaacaatttaaaggcaatgctatcgcatactaattgagtgtatgtaaacttctgacccattgggaatgtgacgaaagaaataaaagctgaaataaatcactctctactattattctgacatttcacattcttaaaataaagtggtgatcctaactgacctaagacaggtgaaaatttacaaggattaaatgtcaggaaaatggtgaaaaactgagtttaaatgtattgggctaaggtgtatgtaaacttacgacttcaactgtacgtcccaaatggcaccctattcccactgTTGTTtttaccaggacccatagggctctgttaaaaatgtatgcacaaatagggaatagggtgccatttgggactcaacctCAGTAAGACCatagacagaacagaacatcttGTCCAATTCAACGTTTGATGAATCAATCTGAGACATCCACTTGTTGTTACAGAGTCAAAGTTATGTGAACCAACTTCAAGAACGTTATCTGTAACCACATCTAGGGGTAAACAGCAGGCTGCTTCAAAAAGCTCCTGGATCTCACAGACACGCCAACTAGCATATTCACATCATATTGTCCCATATTTCAGAGTTCACACTTCACAGCAGTTGTGCTTTGGGTGAAAATAAAAGGATTCATATGCATTTACCATGAAAGGATAGATGAGAAGACTGACATCATGTCCATAGATGACATGATAGAGAGCAGGATATTCAACAGTTTCAGAATGTCAGACATTGACTTTATTTCATTCTTGCTCGCAATTGTAAAGACTGAATTACACAGCGTGTCATCACGACACAGCTCTGTGTTGCATGGAAGGAGCATTgcacaccatgtacacacacatgcaatgCAACTACAATGCATTGCAGCcctggtcaacacacacacacgtcagtttTTTGCTATGAGTGAATGGGCTGATTGATGTTAGTTGGTCCCAGTCCCGGTCCTTTCCAGCGCTGCTTGCACATGGCCATTGGCCTCAAACCGGGTGTGGCCAGCAGGGGCTGCTCACAACCTAGAATGGGAACTGTTGTCATGTTTCCATTgaaactgaagggagagagtagagaagcATACTTTATGACATTCATTCTATTTCGTTTTTTACACTGCCACAATCAGTGGGTTCTACCACAGATGAAAGGTTATCAGTATCTTTGGTACTACTACCTACTGCAAAGATCCATTGTCGGTTATGGAATCCAATGtcccggtacccctgtatatagcctaactattgtttattttattattgttgctccttaattatgTTTTTTTCTATTCatcatttttatttgatttattcctCTTTtttttgtattcggcgcatgtgacaaatacaagttgatttgatttgagcaacACATTGAAAAGGGGAGGGAAAAGGGGAGGGGCAAAAGACCATTGAGGTTGATAGAGGCCCACTTGTTTTTCATTCATGTTGTTGGTGTAAGTAGGCTTATGCTGTGCTCAGACTGCTCCCTCTACACACATACTTTAATCAAGAGCTCCTTGGTTTTAATAATTGAATTGATTAAGAAATCTCTGTATGTATTTCAATCAGTGAGCGTGCAGAggcagctctcctctctcagaTGTCCCGTTATCACCATCACATTACTGGACAATACTCAAGTACTCAATGCAGTACTCAATCTCTTGTGGCATTATCACATGTGGTTCTTAGGTTAAGAATTCATAATGGTTTTGATCCCTCTAGTTATTATAATGAAAGTGTTTTGGTGGGATCGTTCAAATCATACACGTTTTCCAAAATTACAGTGCATAGCGTAGCCTTAAAATAAGGATTGTTTTACAAGATTGAGATATTTCATATTAGATTGGCTATTCACTGAATTAACGCACTCTGAAAAAGACATGCATTTTGCCACAAGAACAACATCCATCCATCGCAACATGATATAGATTCATACAATGCAAATAATATTAAGATTTACCTTCTAAAGTGAAATCCACACGGttatggaacagaatagaacTTGTGGACACATGTCCTCACATGAAGTCAGCAATCATGTGTAAAACATGAGTTGTACAATATAGCACACCCCTCTTTTTGACCGGGCAAATACAgcaggcagagtggagcagaatGTGAAGAGCCAGCCATGTTCTAGGATGAGGCGATCCTAAACAACCAATGGGAGAGCCCCTAGACGACTGTCAGTTAGGGCCTGCCCCCCCAAGGAAGGAATGGGGCTGAGAAAGAAAAATGGCCAAGGGGTGAGGATTGGAGGGGATACAGTGGTTCCACAGCAAGATGAATGGTCAGGGGTTACTATAGGCCAACTTACACTAGTGTACTGTCTGTGAGGCACAAGCCATGGCAACGATTCCTTCTGCTCCACAGAACTGCACAGTAATGTACTAGGATTTAAATCATGCACCGCACAAATGTGTCAGACGAGGTGACAGACTTGAATCACCATAAAACTATAGTATGAAAAAAACAACTACACATACTACTATAGTTTTTTATTGGAGTTCAAC encodes:
- the foxl3 gene encoding forkhead box L3, with translation MKQSYNSQCGSVDMFDNSQYPYNCFNYDGDGYPSCSTDEDKKMCRPAYSYIALIAMAIQQSPKHRVTLSGIYEFIMKRFPYYRSNQRAWQNSIRHNLSLNSCFIKVPRTEGNEKGKGNYWTFATGCESMLDLFENGNFRRRRRRRNVKMGFREPGEPFLPVDNNKNNNINNQHGGSTRRSDPNPKPDSFCPISPDHRPGHHTPLNPNQQEKPEPEIKFSIDYILSTPNPPLPGFRPPRSGTTVAPIHALEPQHLNLHFWTM